The sequence GGCTCTTTTCAATCCCTTTTGAGATTTCCCCCCATGAAATTTCAATATTCAACTCCCTTCCTCGCGAGGATACCCCTCTGGTAGGGGTGCTTTACCTCCCTCATCTCCGTAACGTAGTCGGCCAGCTCGAAGAGCTCCTCCGGGCAGTATCTGCCCGTGAGGACGAGCTCTGCGTTTGGTGCCTTGTTCCTGATGAGCTCTTTGACGTCTTCAACATCGAGCATCTTGAAGCCGAGGGCAACGCAAATTTCATCGAGGATTACCAGATCCCACTCGCCGCTTGAGACGACTTCCTTTGCCCTCGCCAAAGCTTTTCTAGCCGCTTCGATGTCCTCCTCCGTTGGCTTTCCGTGAACGAACTTCGGCAGGCCAAAGGACTCTATGACCGCACCGCACTCCGCTATCTTCTTCTGCTCGCCGTACACTCCTCCCGCTTTCATGAACTGGATGATTATCACCCTTCCGCCTGAGCCGAGCATCCTGACGGCCAGACCGAAGGCCGCTGTCGTCTTCCCCTTCCCGTTCCCGGTGTAGATGTGAACAAGCCCAAGTTTTTCCTTCCAAGCCACTACCATCACCATGGACAAATCCTCCAACTCTTTAAAAAACCCTCGAAATCGTTAAAAATTTGGAAGGCCAATTTTACATTTTTCTTTTGAAAGCCTCGCCA is a genomic window of Thermococcus guaymasensis DSM 11113 containing:
- the cobO gene encoding cob(I)yrinic acid a,c-diamide adenosyltransferase, which produces MAWKEKLGLVHIYTGNGKGKTTAAFGLAVRMLGSGGRVIIIQFMKAGGVYGEQKKIAECGAVIESFGLPKFVHGKPTEEDIEAARKALARAKEVVSSGEWDLVILDEICVALGFKMLDVEDVKELIRNKAPNAELVLTGRYCPEELFELADYVTEMREVKHPYQRGILARKGVEY